The following are encoded together in the Acidobacteriota bacterium genome:
- a CDS encoding redoxin domain-containing protein — protein sequence MRTISVHQIAFAKPGRGWKRWPSRLPLLCLIPALSWACSQGNGLSDLSLPGPGTDRVRPFQTPGVKAHVFLFTRADCPVSNRYLPEIRRLKETYGPRGVAFWRVYPDPDISGAAMRQHGQDFAIDIPALRDPSHRLVEAAGVSITPEAAVYLPEGRLVYRGRIDDRYIEFGKYRRVPTRHDLEEVLRDVIGGRPPAFRATRAVGCYIADLRPRGAAP from the coding sequence ATGAGGACGATTTCAGTACACCAAATTGCCTTTGCAAAGCCGGGCCGAGGCTGGAAACGCTGGCCCTCCAGGCTGCCGTTGCTGTGCCTGATCCCGGCGTTGAGTTGGGCCTGCAGCCAAGGGAACGGTCTCAGTGACCTGTCGCTGCCCGGTCCGGGGACTGACCGCGTCAGGCCCTTTCAAACTCCTGGAGTCAAAGCCCACGTCTTTCTTTTCACCCGCGCCGATTGTCCCGTCTCCAACCGCTATCTCCCCGAGATCCGGCGCCTGAAAGAAACCTACGGCCCTCGAGGAGTCGCCTTTTGGAGGGTCTATCCGGATCCCGACATAAGTGGCGCCGCCATGCGTCAGCATGGACAGGATTTTGCAATCGACATCCCCGCCCTGCGCGATCCCTCTCATCGGCTGGTGGAAGCCGCCGGGGTCAGCATCACGCCCGAGGCGGCCGTTTACCTGCCTGAGGGACGGCTGGTCTATCGGGGACGGATCGACGACCGCTACATCGAGTTCGGAAAGTACCGGCGCGTCCCCACCCGCCATGATCTGGAAGAGGTATTGCGGGATGTCATCGGCGGCCGGCCTCCGGCTTTCCGGGCCACCAGAGCTGTCGGGTGCTACATCGCCGACCTGCGACCCCGTGGGGCTGCGCCCTAG
- a CDS encoding YtxH domain-containing protein: MCLAFLCGAAAGAVTALLLAPRSGARTRRMLKRQAGHVQDYLEDVREDLQERVHDVKDAAEDAVRQFERRVRPN, translated from the coding sequence ATGTGTTTGGCTTTTCTGTGCGGTGCGGCGGCTGGAGCCGTGACGGCTCTGTTGCTGGCGCCTCGATCTGGCGCCCGCACCCGTCGAATGCTCAAACGTCAAGCCGGTCACGTACAGGATTACCTGGAAGACGTGCGCGAAGACCTGCAAGAGCGGGTGCATGACGTCAAGGATGCGGCCGAAGACGCCGTACGCCAGTTCGAACGCCGAGTCCGCCCCAATTAG